In Hyphomicrobium denitrificans 1NES1, one DNA window encodes the following:
- a CDS encoding phage tail tape measure protein, with translation MPLTDEQQLETWNVKITADTSDLEASLATTSRLGQQFSNRLVSAFDDLAIKGKSVGDVFKSLALNISKLALKATLQPLTSGLASVFQGLISGAMPFAKGGVIQNGAPVPFASGGVIASPISFPLAGGASGLAGEKGPEAIMPLTRGSDGRLGVAAAGGCGQHITINISTPDAASFKRSQTQIAAMIARAAAAGQRNL, from the coding sequence ATGCCTTTGACCGACGAGCAGCAGCTTGAGACGTGGAATGTCAAGATCACCGCCGATACGAGCGATCTCGAAGCGAGCCTCGCGACGACGAGCCGCCTCGGGCAGCAGTTTTCAAACCGGCTTGTGTCCGCCTTCGACGATCTTGCGATCAAAGGCAAGAGCGTCGGCGATGTCTTCAAGTCGCTCGCCCTCAACATTTCCAAGCTCGCGTTGAAGGCGACGCTGCAGCCGCTGACGAGCGGCCTGGCTTCGGTGTTTCAGGGGTTGATCAGCGGCGCGATGCCGTTCGCAAAAGGCGGCGTCATTCAGAATGGCGCGCCCGTACCGTTCGCCAGCGGCGGCGTCATCGCGAGTCCGATCTCGTTTCCGCTCGCGGGCGGCGCCTCGGGTCTTGCAGGAGAAAAAGGCCCGGAAGCGATAATGCCGCTGACGCGTGGTTCCGATGGACGGCTTGGCGTCGCGGCGGCAGGTGGCTGCGGCCAGCACATCACGATCAACATCTCGACACCCGACGCTGCGAGCTTCAAACGCTCGCAGACGCAGATTGCCGCGATGATTGCCCGCGCCGCCGCCGCGGGCCAGCGTAACCTTTAA
- a CDS encoding phage tail assembly chaperone has translation MEMGLGVLGLAPAVFWSLTPRELQAILRGKFGTAGEGSAPTRAELDALMRQYPDCET, from the coding sequence ATGGAAATGGGGCTTGGCGTGCTTGGGCTTGCCCCCGCCGTCTTCTGGTCGCTGACACCGCGCGAACTGCAGGCCATTCTGCGCGGCAAATTCGGAACGGCAGGCGAAGGATCGGCGCCGACGCGAGCCGAACTCGACGCGCTGATGCGGCAATACCCCGATTGCGAGACATAG
- a CDS encoding gene transfer agent family protein — translation MANRHRGEIEAQLDGTTFKLVLTLGALAELEDAFGDSDMLALAARFEKGRLSARDCMRVIAAGLRGAGHAVSDADITSMQSNGGAAGYVDIVARLLTATFGGGPVADQDRGEEANAEARDPFAGTS, via the coding sequence ATGGCCAACAGACACCGTGGCGAGATCGAGGCGCAACTCGACGGAACAACCTTCAAGCTCGTGTTGACGCTCGGCGCGCTTGCCGAGCTCGAAGATGCCTTCGGCGATTCCGACATGCTGGCGCTGGCTGCACGCTTTGAAAAAGGCAGGCTCTCGGCGCGCGATTGCATGCGCGTCATTGCGGCCGGGCTACGCGGAGCCGGGCACGCTGTCAGCGACGCCGATATCACGTCGATGCAGAGCAATGGCGGTGCTGCAGGTTATGTCGACATCGTCGCGCGGCTATTGACGGCGACGTTCGGCGGAGGGCCCGTCGCCGATCAAGACAGAGGCGAGGAGGCGAACGCCGAAGCGCGCGACCCTTTCGCTGGAACCTCGTAA
- a CDS encoding AIPR family protein produces the protein MDRIIASDVAEFAKSHALDDLPENKQFEHFTSYITVRRHHARTFDTDDIVVGGNSEPSIDSIAIIVNGTLVTEPSTIDELIERNGYLEVNFVFGQADRGSHFDSSKMGTFGYGVEDFFRDEPTLPRGERVRLAAEIKDAIFDQGNKLRKKPTCRLYYATTGRWNEDQIPVARRDATVTAIESTQLFSSIDYHCYGSNELHDLYVRTKTAVTREFEFKERRSMPKPDGVKSAYIGYAPAAEFMKIISDDSGDDILGSIFDENVRDWQDYNAVNKEMRDTLQSPHRDRFALMNNGVTIITSRIGGAGDDLILENFQVVNGCQTSNVLFNERHEDLSKVFVPLRLIETEDEAVKQAIITATNRQTELTTEQLYALTDFSRQLEDTFKTYDEPVRLYYERRDGQYDRFPEINKTKIVVPRALVTAFAAMFLNDPTRVTRNYKTIRTKVGAEIFAKGHHIEPYYVAAYAAYRLAFLLRNKLKGDTGARFHILTALRYLLDSRPLPPMNRNEIKSRCEEMTKLLWDHAKSDELFAEASSIVHKVVEDQGLEFDRDNIRTEATTKGLLQHFGIRVADDRA, from the coding sequence ATGGATCGGATTATTGCATCTGACGTAGCAGAATTTGCAAAGTCGCATGCGCTTGATGATTTGCCTGAGAACAAACAATTCGAACACTTCACCTCGTACATCACGGTCCGTCGCCATCACGCGCGTACGTTCGATACTGATGATATTGTCGTCGGCGGAAACAGTGAGCCGTCAATTGACTCAATCGCGATCATTGTGAACGGGACGCTCGTTACCGAACCATCCACAATCGACGAGCTAATCGAGAGGAATGGGTATCTCGAAGTAAACTTCGTTTTTGGTCAAGCTGACCGAGGCTCTCACTTCGACAGCAGCAAAATGGGTACCTTTGGGTACGGTGTTGAAGACTTCTTTCGCGATGAGCCGACGTTGCCGAGGGGTGAGCGGGTTCGGTTAGCCGCCGAGATTAAGGACGCGATTTTCGATCAGGGCAACAAACTCCGAAAAAAGCCTACGTGCCGGCTTTACTACGCAACGACAGGGCGCTGGAATGAGGATCAGATCCCCGTTGCAAGACGCGACGCGACCGTGACGGCAATTGAGTCCACGCAGCTTTTCAGCTCGATCGACTACCATTGCTACGGAAGCAATGAACTTCATGACCTATATGTGCGGACAAAGACTGCTGTAACCCGTGAGTTTGAGTTCAAGGAACGTCGGTCTATGCCGAAACCCGATGGCGTTAAGAGCGCGTATATCGGCTATGCTCCGGCTGCGGAGTTCATGAAGATCATCTCCGATGATAGCGGCGATGATATTCTAGGCAGCATCTTCGACGAGAACGTTCGTGATTGGCAGGACTACAACGCCGTAAACAAGGAGATGAGGGACACACTTCAGTCCCCTCATCGGGATCGTTTCGCGCTAATGAATAACGGTGTAACGATCATTACCAGCAGGATAGGCGGGGCTGGCGACGATTTGATTCTTGAAAACTTTCAGGTCGTCAACGGTTGTCAAACAAGCAACGTTCTTTTCAATGAGAGGCACGAGGACTTGAGTAAGGTTTTCGTGCCATTGCGCCTAATCGAGACTGAGGATGAGGCGGTAAAACAAGCTATCATCACCGCGACGAACCGGCAGACCGAGCTCACCACAGAACAACTTTATGCGCTGACAGATTTCTCGCGCCAGCTTGAGGATACGTTCAAAACATATGATGAGCCTGTTCGGCTATACTACGAACGGCGTGATGGGCAATACGACCGATTCCCAGAAATAAATAAAACCAAGATTGTCGTTCCCCGCGCGCTAGTGACGGCCTTCGCAGCAATGTTTCTCAACGACCCCACGAGGGTCACGAGAAACTACAAAACCATCCGGACTAAAGTAGGTGCCGAGATATTCGCTAAAGGGCACCACATCGAACCATACTACGTTGCCGCTTACGCCGCATATCGGCTCGCGTTCCTATTACGCAATAAGCTTAAGGGTGACACCGGGGCTCGCTTCCACATACTGACGGCGCTTAGGTACCTTCTCGACTCACGTCCGTTGCCGCCTATGAATCGAAATGAAATCAAGAGTCGTTGTGAGGAGATGACTAAGCTCCTTTGGGACCACGCAAAGTCGGACGAACTTTTTGCGGAGGCTTCATCTATCGTTCACAAGGTTGTTGAAGATCAGGGCCTTGAGTTCGACCGGGACAACATCCGCACCGAGGCGACCACCAAGGGGTTACTACAGCATTTTGGGATTAGGGTAGCCGATGATCGAGCGTGA
- a CDS encoding IS1595 family transposase, with protein sequence MPATADLTNPIFTDADAARKHFQGIRWPNGAHCPFCGQSETVKELGGKSMGPGWYHCKDCRKKFTAAVGTIYERSHIPMTKWLLATHLMCASKKGMSAHQLHRMIGLPYKTAWFMAHRIREGMRDLNPSHGPLGGSGRTIEFDETYVGGKEKNKHRSKRKKANIGGAGKEAVFALVERSGKVRSHHVPNVSAKTLRPIMDAQIAEATRTVSDDGGARARHGEPNHHSVNHSIGEYVRGDIHTNTIESYFATMKRGITGVYHHVSAQHLKRYLAEFDFRYNERSTLNVTDAERATKAVAGVVGKRVTYQQSNDRQNDVPF encoded by the coding sequence ATGCCTGCCACCGCTGATCTGACGAACCCGATTTTCACCGACGCCGACGCGGCTCGGAAGCATTTCCAGGGCATCCGCTGGCCGAACGGCGCGCATTGCCCGTTCTGCGGCCAGAGCGAGACCGTCAAAGAGCTTGGCGGCAAGTCAATGGGTCCCGGCTGGTATCACTGCAAGGACTGTCGCAAGAAGTTCACGGCGGCAGTCGGCACTATTTATGAGCGCTCGCACATCCCCATGACGAAGTGGCTCCTGGCTACACATCTCATGTGTGCCAGCAAAAAGGGCATGAGCGCCCATCAGCTTCATCGGATGATCGGTCTGCCGTACAAAACCGCATGGTTTATGGCGCATCGCATTCGCGAGGGCATGCGCGACCTCAATCCGTCGCATGGTCCTCTTGGCGGCAGTGGCAGGACGATCGAATTTGACGAGACGTATGTTGGCGGCAAGGAAAAGAACAAGCATCGGAGTAAGCGCAAAAAGGCCAATATCGGCGGTGCGGGCAAGGAAGCCGTATTTGCTCTAGTCGAGCGCAGCGGCAAGGTCCGTTCTCACCATGTCCCGAACGTCAGCGCAAAAACGCTCCGCCCGATCATGGATGCGCAGATCGCAGAGGCTACGCGTACGGTCAGCGATGATGGCGGCGCACGCGCTCGCCATGGCGAACCCAACCATCATTCGGTCAATCACAGCATCGGCGAATACGTTCGCGGCGATATTCATACGAACACAATCGAAAGCTACTTCGCAACGATGAAGCGCGGCATCACGGGTGTTTATCATCATGTCAGCGCGCAGCATCTAAAGCGGTATCTCGCTGAGTTTGATTTCCGTTACAACGAACGCTCTACACTCAACGTTACGGATGCGGAACGAGCAACAAAAGCCGTTGCTGGCGTCGTCGGCAAGCGGGTGACCTATCAACAATCTAATGATCGACAGAACGACGTTCCGTTCTAA
- a CDS encoding phage major tail protein, TP901-1 family — protein MTAQKGKDLLLKVDTTGAGVYVTVAGLRARSLSISAETVEITNTESAGQWRELLTGAGVKSARITGSGVFKDGASDATIRDYAFNGTIRDWQIIVPDFGTIQGAFQITALEFSGRHDAEVTFDISLESAGELTFTAAS, from the coding sequence ATGACAGCACAAAAAGGTAAGGACCTTCTTCTGAAGGTCGATACGACGGGTGCGGGCGTCTACGTGACGGTCGCCGGATTGCGCGCACGCAGTCTTTCGATCAGCGCGGAAACGGTCGAGATCACCAACACCGAAAGCGCGGGACAGTGGCGCGAGCTTTTGACGGGCGCCGGCGTCAAGTCAGCGCGCATCACCGGGTCAGGCGTGTTCAAGGACGGCGCGTCGGATGCGACCATACGCGATTACGCATTCAACGGCACGATCCGCGACTGGCAAATCATCGTTCCGGATTTCGGAACGATCCAGGGCGCGTTCCAGATCACGGCCCTCGAATTCAGCGGCCGTCACGACGCGGAAGTGACCTTCGACATCTCACTCGAAAGCGCCGGCGAGCTGACGTTCACGGCGGCGTCCTGA
- a CDS encoding DUF3168 domain-containing protein: protein MSSAGFALQKAIFEKLTSDASTLAALGGPRIYDDAPARAEFPFVTFGQSTERDWSTGTDEGYEHLVTLHVWSRARGRKEAEAVIAAARDALHDQDLALSGHRLINLRHEYSEARRDNDGETFHGIARFRAVTEVK from the coding sequence ATGTCGAGTGCAGGCTTTGCGCTTCAGAAGGCGATTTTCGAGAAACTTACGAGCGATGCGTCGACGCTTGCCGCGCTCGGCGGCCCGCGCATCTACGACGATGCGCCGGCGCGCGCCGAGTTTCCGTTCGTAACGTTCGGACAATCGACGGAACGCGACTGGTCGACCGGAACAGACGAAGGTTACGAGCATCTCGTGACGCTGCACGTCTGGTCGCGGGCGCGCGGAAGGAAAGAAGCGGAAGCCGTCATCGCGGCGGCGCGCGACGCGTTGCACGATCAGGATCTGGCGCTCTCCGGCCACCGGTTGATCAATCTTCGGCACGAATATTCCGAAGCCCGTCGCGACAACGACGGCGAAACGTTTCACGGCATCGCCCGCTTCCGCGCCGTAACGGAAGTGAAATAA
- a CDS encoding phage head closure protein: protein MKAPVKAGDLRHRIVIERAQRTSDGAGGSTTEWETVAEVWAAIWSRSADENFTLDRTAGTATHDVWIRYRADVQPDMRIRFGVRIFDILGAIDVEDRGAWLKCPVEERDL from the coding sequence ATGAAGGCACCAGTCAAAGCCGGTGATCTCCGGCACCGCATCGTCATCGAGCGCGCCCAACGCACAAGCGACGGTGCGGGCGGATCGACGACAGAATGGGAAACGGTTGCCGAAGTCTGGGCGGCGATCTGGTCGCGAAGCGCTGATGAAAATTTTACGCTGGATCGCACGGCGGGAACGGCGACGCACGATGTCTGGATACGCTATCGCGCCGATGTCCAGCCCGACATGCGCATCCGGTTTGGTGTTCGCATCTTTGACATTCTTGGCGCTATCGACGTCGAGGATCGCGGAGCCTGGCTGAAGTGTCCGGTGGAGGAGCGTGATTTATGA
- a CDS encoding head-tail connector protein produces the protein MSLVMTSPPAAEPVTVADAKAHMRIDTDAEDVLIGSLILTSRLHIETALSLALITQSWKLTLDRWPKCREIDLPIAPLRSVGGVRVKDASGNATTVSDQSYLIDLASRPPRLVWNNSAPPPPGLPAKGIEIDLMAGFGDSASSVPAPLKHAILMLTAHWYERRDPLEIGKDGARIPDAVSDLINPFRTIRL, from the coding sequence ATGTCTCTCGTGATGACGAGCCCGCCGGCGGCGGAGCCGGTGACGGTCGCCGATGCCAAGGCACACATGCGCATCGACACCGATGCCGAGGATGTGTTGATCGGCAGCCTCATCCTGACGTCGCGGCTGCATATCGAGACGGCGCTGTCGCTGGCCCTCATCACGCAGTCGTGGAAGCTGACGCTCGATCGCTGGCCGAAGTGTCGCGAGATCGATCTGCCGATCGCACCGTTGCGCTCGGTCGGCGGCGTGCGCGTCAAGGATGCGTCCGGAAATGCGACGACCGTTTCGGATCAGAGCTATCTCATCGATCTCGCATCGCGGCCGCCACGGCTGGTCTGGAACAACAGTGCGCCGCCGCCGCCAGGACTCCCAGCGAAGGGAATCGAAATCGATCTGATGGCAGGATTTGGCGACAGCGCGTCGAGTGTTCCGGCGCCGCTGAAACATGCAATCCTGATGCTGACTGCGCATTGGTACGAGCGCCGCGATCCGTTGGAAATCGGCAAAGACGGCGCACGCATTCCCGATGCTGTCAGCGATCTCATCAACCCGTTTCGGACGATCCGGCTATGA
- a CDS encoding phage major capsid protein, whose product MTDTTTLETKGAGGETARAFEEFLEAFEAFKETNDQRLTEIEQRGASDALVAEKLARIEETLDSAKRVSDSIALKAARPHLAGSGASPTSELAHKAAFDGYVRRGDASRLARIEEKALSAGSAPDGGYLVPAETEAAVNRALKAISPMRAISGIRQVSGSVYNRPFATTGVGTGWVAETASRTQTTTPTLANLQFPTMELYAMPAASQSLLDDTIVNIDEWLAEEVRIAFAEQEGTAFVSGDGSNKPKGFLAYDTVANASWAWGKIGFVTSGFDGAFPATAPGDKLLDLVYAAKAPYRANGTFMMSRSTVAAVRKLKDGEGNYLWQPANAPGEWPSLMGYPVAESEDMPDIGSGSFSIAFGDFSRGYLIVDRAGIRVLRDPYSAKPYVLFYTTKRVGGGVQDFDAIKLLKFAE is encoded by the coding sequence ATGACCGACACGACCACCCTCGAAACGAAGGGGGCGGGCGGGGAAACCGCGCGCGCCTTCGAAGAATTTCTTGAAGCCTTCGAAGCCTTCAAGGAAACGAACGACCAGCGTTTGACTGAGATCGAGCAGCGCGGCGCGTCCGACGCACTCGTCGCGGAAAAGCTCGCGCGTATCGAGGAGACGCTCGACTCGGCGAAACGTGTTTCCGACAGCATCGCCCTGAAAGCTGCGCGTCCGCACCTTGCCGGAAGCGGCGCGTCTCCGACATCCGAGCTCGCGCACAAAGCCGCATTCGACGGATACGTGCGCCGCGGCGATGCTTCACGACTCGCCCGCATCGAGGAGAAAGCATTATCGGCTGGCTCGGCTCCCGACGGCGGCTATCTCGTGCCCGCCGAGACGGAAGCTGCCGTCAACCGCGCCTTGAAGGCGATCTCGCCGATGCGCGCGATCTCAGGCATCCGCCAGGTGTCGGGCTCGGTCTATAACCGGCCATTCGCCACGACCGGAGTCGGCACGGGATGGGTCGCCGAAACCGCGTCGCGCACGCAAACGACGACGCCGACGCTCGCCAACCTGCAGTTTCCGACGATGGAGCTCTATGCGATGCCCGCCGCATCGCAATCTCTGCTCGACGACACGATCGTCAATATCGACGAGTGGTTGGCGGAGGAAGTGCGGATCGCATTTGCCGAGCAGGAAGGCACTGCGTTTGTCTCGGGCGACGGCTCGAACAAGCCGAAAGGTTTTCTCGCCTACGACACCGTTGCGAACGCATCGTGGGCGTGGGGAAAGATCGGCTTCGTCACGTCGGGCTTTGACGGCGCCTTCCCCGCGACGGCGCCGGGCGACAAGCTGCTCGACCTCGTCTACGCCGCGAAGGCGCCCTATCGCGCTAACGGCACCTTCATGATGAGCCGCTCGACCGTCGCGGCCGTGCGCAAGCTCAAGGACGGCGAAGGCAATTATCTCTGGCAGCCTGCGAACGCTCCGGGCGAGTGGCCGTCACTGATGGGCTATCCCGTCGCCGAGAGCGAGGACATGCCGGATATCGGCAGCGGTTCGTTCTCGATCGCGTTCGGCGATTTCTCGCGCGGCTACCTGATCGTCGACCGCGCCGGCATTCGCGTGCTGCGCGATCCCTACAGCGCCAAGCCGTATGTGCTTTTCTATACCACGAAGCGCGTCGGCGGTGGCGTCCAGGACTTCGACGCGATCAAACTCTTGAAATTCGCCGAGTAG